From Dendropsophus ebraccatus isolate aDenEbr1 chromosome 2, aDenEbr1.pat, whole genome shotgun sequence, a single genomic window includes:
- the LOC138784175 gene encoding uncharacterized protein — MSQHEAFEDENFSIISGCSAFSSTNEDDLDTQRSIDNNTESDKDISISSPEVGIHPYDTDLEELLQDLEFQATANNISAQCFQNDPETSEEEFSDLNVMDPLISRVGSIDWCMCKNCIIMPTAPESVCCIEFENAVSKILETQECITEVHEFKERCLHSEHLQWMLEFHMACPSNDHQDTPKRLLRKAAYRSYTRMIHGFLGKHRRIPIPSCVVHLVRCTFPDEDGLYMGFIQTHDYPATDMAMDI; from the exons TTTGAGGATGAAAATTTTTCAATAATTAGTGGTTGCTCAGCATTTTCATCAACAAATGAAGACGACCTTGATACCCAAAGAAGT ATCGATAATAACACTGAAAGTGACAAGGATATCAGTATTTCTTCACCTGAAGTTGGAATTCATCCTTATGACACA GACCTAGAAGAATTACTTCAAGATTTAGAATTTCAAGCTACAGCAAACAATATATCTGCCCAGTGTTTCCAGAACGACCCAGAGACTTCAGAGGAAGAATTTTCAGATCTGAATGTTATGGATCCTCTAATTTCTCGTGTTGGGTCTATAGACTGGTGCATGTGTAAAAATTGTATTATAATGCCAACCGCTCCGGAGTCTGTCTGTTGCATCGAATTTGAAAATGCTGTATCCAAAATATTAGAAACACAGGAATGTATCACGGAGGTTCATGAATTTAAAGAAAGGTGTCTACATTCAGAGCATCTTCAGTGGATGCTAGAATTTCATATGGCTTGCCCTAGCAATGATCATCAAGATACTCCCAAAAg attGCTTCGAAAGGCTGCGTATCGGAGTTATACCCGAATGATTCACGGTTTTCTTGGCAAACATCGACGTATCCCAATACCCTCTTGTGTTGTCCACCTAGTACGCTGCACTTTTCCAGATGAAGACGGCTTATATATGGGCTTTATACAAACTCACGATTATCCTGCCACTGATATGGCAATGGACATTTGA